One Fusobacterium nucleatum genomic window carries:
- a CDS encoding PASTA domain-containing protein, with protein sequence MKKFRKENEIDDLDFEEEAIEIEEKKDDKKKVPKIILNIILIIAIIKLGSNVFQRYYFNEFYYKAPNLLGLNIDEAKKTISHSALNIREMGEVYSDLPYGTVALQEPAEGTIVKRARNIKVWVSKESPSVFLDDLVGMNYIEASSLLNKNGMKVGEVKRIKSSLPINQIIATSPKSGEPISRGQKFDFLISNGLE encoded by the coding sequence ATGAAAAAATTTAGAAAAGAAAATGAAATTGATGACTTAGATTTTGAAGAAGAAGCAATAGAAATAGAAGAAAAAAAAGATGATAAGAAAAAGGTGCCTAAAATAATTTTAAATATAATTTTAATTATAGCAATAATAAAATTAGGTTCTAATGTATTTCAAAGATATTATTTTAATGAATTTTACTACAAAGCACCAAACCTATTAGGTCTTAATATAGATGAAGCTAAGAAAACTATATCTCATTCTGCTTTAAATATTAGAGAGATGGGAGAAGTTTATTCTGATTTACCTTATGGAACAGTTGCTTTACAAGAACCAGCAGAAGGAACTATTGTAAAAAGAGCAAGAAATATAAAAGTATGGGTAAGTAAAGAATCTCCATCAGTATTCTTAGATGACTTAGTTGGAATGAACTATATTGAAGCAAGCTCTTTACTTAATAAAAATGGTATGAAAGTTGGAGAAGTTAAAAGAATAAAATCAAGTTTACCTATAAATCAAATTATTGCAACTTCACCAAAGAGTGGAGAACCTATATCAAGAGGACAAAAATTTGATTTCTTAATAAGCAATGGATTGGAATAA
- a CDS encoding tetratricopeptide repeat protein gives MKIKIKEYWNKLKAEYENKYKEKIFKNYEQTVPVFEKFRDFLNELLNKYPTDVDIICILASVELELGYQETAIKLLENFISKYKDVINDVDKARIYTNLGFYYEADKKQDEYLLEAEKFNSPFVETYKGLALTYFSNYEYNKTTEDLYKSLKYFEKTLKITNDYEIYFGYAVCLFETKQYQKAKEIFEELLLEYPNRMRLLLSISYCEAYLGNKEKAIHYLKQVKVDQDENYYLATDDIGDFEVFEVYYFLEEYDLFLEECEKVIESFYFADWDHYFYTLWLKNMNEKFNKYIDKYKNEMLEAIKEAKIDDDFSNEEEREEYIKSYEEDLEKLITMSNKIQNENYKPKIELKLYPEYECFLIDCVRHNF, from the coding sequence ATGAAAATAAAAATTAAAGAATATTGGAATAAATTAAAAGCTGAATATGAAAATAAATATAAAGAAAAGATTTTTAAAAACTATGAGCAAACAGTGCCTGTTTTTGAAAAATTTAGAGATTTTTTAAATGAACTTCTAAATAAATATCCAACTGATGTAGATATTATTTGTATTCTAGCTTCTGTGGAACTAGAATTAGGATATCAGGAAACTGCAATTAAATTATTAGAAAATTTTATTTCAAAATATAAAGATGTAATTAATGATGTAGATAAAGCGAGAATTTATACTAATCTTGGTTTCTATTATGAAGCTGATAAAAAACAAGATGAGTATTTATTAGAAGCTGAAAAGTTTAACTCACCTTTTGTAGAAACATATAAAGGCTTAGCACTAACTTATTTTTCAAATTATGAATATAATAAAACAACAGAAGATTTATATAAAAGTCTAAAATACTTTGAAAAAACATTAAAAATAACTAATGATTATGAAATATATTTTGGGTATGCAGTATGTTTATTTGAAACAAAACAGTATCAAAAAGCAAAAGAGATTTTTGAAGAGTTATTGCTTGAATATCCAAATAGAATGAGGTTATTATTGAGTATTTCTTATTGTGAAGCATATCTAGGTAATAAAGAAAAGGCAATACATTATCTAAAACAGGTTAAAGTAGATCAAGATGAAAATTATTACCTAGCTACTGATGATATTGGTGATTTTGAAGTGTTTGAGGTTTATTACTTTTTAGAAGAATATGATTTATTTTTAGAGGAATGTGAGAAAGTAATTGAAAGTTTTTACTTTGCAGATTGGGATCATTATTTCTATACTCTTTGGTTGAAAAATATGAATGAGAAGTTTAATAAATATATAGATAAATATAAAAATGAGATGCTTGAAGCTATTAAAGAAGCAAAAATAGATGATGATTTTTCTAATGAAGAAGAAAGAGAAGAATATATTAAAAGCTATGAAGAAGATTTAGAAAAATTAATAACAATGTCTAATAAAATTCAAAATGAAAATTATAAACCTAAGATAGAACTCAAATTATATCCTGAATATGAGTGTTTCTTAATTGATTGTGTTAGACATAATTTTTAA
- a CDS encoding co-chaperone GroES, producing the protein MNIKPIGERVLLKPIKKEEKTKSGILLSSKSSNTDTKNQAEVIALGKGEKLEGIKVGDKVIFNKFSGNEIEDGDVKYLIVNADDILAVIE; encoded by the coding sequence ATGAATATTAAACCTATTGGAGAAAGAGTTTTATTAAAACCAATAAAAAAAGAAGAAAAAACTAAGAGTGGTATATTACTTAGCTCAAAATCATCTAATACAGATACAAAAAATCAAGCTGAAGTTATTGCTTTAGGAAAAGGAGAAAAATTAGAAGGAATAAAGGTTGGAGATAAAGTTATTTTCAATAAATTTTCTGGAAATGAAATAGAAGATGGAGATGTAAAATATTTAATAGTTAATGCTGATGATATTTTGGCAGTTATTGAATAA
- the groL gene encoding chaperonin GroEL (60 kDa chaperone family; promotes refolding of misfolded polypeptides especially under stressful conditions; forms two stacked rings of heptamers to form a barrel-shaped 14mer; ends can be capped by GroES; misfolded proteins enter the barrel where they are refolded when GroES binds), whose product MAKIINFNDEARKKLEIGVNTLADAVKVTLGPRGRNVVLEKSYGAPLITNDGVTIAKEIELEDPFENMGAALVKEVAIKSNDVAGDGTTTATILAQAIVKEGLKMLSAGANPIFLKKGIELAAKEAIDILKDKAKKIESNEEISQVASISAGDEEIGKLIAQAMAKVGETGVITVEEAKSLETTLETVEGMQFDKGYVSPYMVTDSERMTAELDNPLILLTDKKISSMKELLPLLEQTVQMSKPVLIVADDIEGEALTTLVINKLRGTLNVVAVKAPAFGDRRKAILEDIAILTGGEVISEEKGMKLEEATIEQLGKAKTVKVTKDLTVIVDGAGQQKDISARVNSIKSQIEETTSDYDKEKLQERLAKLSGGVAVIKVGAATEVEMKDKKLRIEDALNATRAAVEEGIVAGGGTILLDIIESMKDFNETGEIAMGIEIVKRALEAPIKQIAENCGLNGGVVLEKVRMSPKGFGFDAKNEKYVNMIESGIIDPAKVTRAAIQNSTSVASLLLTTEVVIANKKEEEKAPMGAGGMMPGMM is encoded by the coding sequence ATGGCAAAAATTATAAATTTTAATGATGAAGCTAGAAAAAAATTAGAAATTGGAGTTAATACACTTGCAGATGCAGTAAAAGTTACATTAGGACCAAGAGGAAGAAATGTAGTTCTTGAAAAATCATATGGTGCTCCTTTAATTACTAATGATGGTGTTACAATAGCAAAAGAAATTGAATTGGAAGATCCTTTTGAAAATATGGGTGCAGCACTAGTTAAAGAAGTTGCTATTAAATCAAATGATGTTGCAGGAGATGGTACAACAACTGCTACGATCTTAGCTCAAGCTATTGTTAAAGAAGGATTAAAAATGTTGAGTGCTGGAGCAAACCCAATTTTCTTAAAGAAAGGAATTGAACTTGCTGCCAAAGAAGCTATTGATATTTTAAAAGATAAGGCTAAAAAAATTGAATCTAACGAAGAAATTTCACAAGTTGCATCAATTTCAGCTGGTGATGAAGAAATAGGTAAATTAATTGCTCAAGCTATGGCAAAAGTTGGTGAAACAGGTGTTATAACTGTTGAAGAAGCAAAATCTTTGGAAACAACATTAGAAACTGTTGAAGGAATGCAATTTGATAAAGGTTATGTTTCTCCATATATGGTTACAGATTCTGAAAGAATGACAGCAGAACTTGATAATCCTTTAATCTTATTAACAGATAAAAAGATTTCTTCAATGAAAGAATTATTACCTTTACTTGAACAAACAGTACAAATGTCTAAACCTGTTTTAATTGTTGCTGATGATATTGAAGGAGAAGCTCTAACAACTCTTGTTATAAATAAATTAAGAGGAACTTTAAATGTTGTTGCTGTTAAAGCTCCTGCTTTTGGAGATAGAAGAAAAGCTATACTTGAAGATATTGCTATCCTAACTGGTGGAGAAGTTATATCAGAAGAAAAAGGAATGAAATTAGAAGAAGCTACTATTGAACAATTAGGAAAAGCTAAAACTGTTAAAGTTACAAAAGATTTAACTGTAATTGTTGATGGTGCTGGACAACAAAAAGATATCTCTGCAAGAGTTAATTCAATAAAATCTCAAATAGAAGAAACTACTTCTGATTATGATAAAGAAAAATTACAAGAAAGACTTGCAAAATTATCTGGTGGAGTTGCTGTAATAAAAGTTGGAGCTGCCACAGAAGTTGAAATGAAGGATAAAAAATTAAGAATAGAAGACGCTTTAAATGCAACAAGAGCTGCTGTTGAAGAAGGAATAGTTGCTGGTGGTGGAACTATCTTACTTGATATTATTGAATCAATGAAAGATTTTAATGAAACTGGTGAAATAGCTATGGGTATTGAAATAGTTAAAAGAGCTTTAGAAGCACCTATCAAACAAATAGCTGAAAACTGTGGATTAAATGGTGGAGTAGTTTTAGAAAAAGTAAGAATGTCTCCAAAAGGTTTTGGATTTGATGCTAAAAATGAAAAATATGTTAATATGATAGAATCTGGAATTATTGACCCAGC